The Acidobacteriota bacterium genome includes a region encoding these proteins:
- a CDS encoding Rieske (2Fe-2S) protein, translating into MAVGKPAKHAVEELTEGQQNRRRMLAWLSSVGLFGSAIISAISNLVFIKPRATYGAPNRFGIGKPDDFPSGTRIALGEHRVCIVREGDKLCAISTTCTHLGCIIAPSETGFACPCHGSRFDQDGNVTGGPAPKPLPWYALSLAPNGELEVDKGTEVGAGTYLKV; encoded by the coding sequence ATGGCAGTGGGTAAGCCCGCCAAACACGCGGTCGAGGAATTGACCGAAGGCCAACAGAATAGACGCCGCATGCTGGCTTGGCTGAGCAGCGTGGGTCTCTTTGGTTCGGCCATCATCAGCGCAATCTCAAATCTCGTTTTCATCAAACCACGCGCCACCTACGGCGCACCCAATCGGTTCGGCATCGGCAAGCCGGATGATTTCCCGTCGGGCACGCGCATCGCGTTGGGCGAACACCGGGTGTGCATCGTGCGCGAAGGCGACAAACTGTGCGCCATCTCGACGACGTGCACGCATCTGGGCTGCATCATCGCGCCATCCGAAACAGGTTTTGCCTGTCCGTGCCACGGTTCGCGCTTCGATCAGGACGGCAATGTGACGGGCGGGCCTGCGCCGAAACCGCTGCCGTGGTATGCGCTGAGCCTCGCGCCGAATGGCGAATTGGAAGTGGACAAGGGCACCGAAGTGGGCGCCGGAACCTATCTGAAGGTGTAG
- a CDS encoding cbb3-type cytochrome oxidase assembly protein, which produces MMSMSLTWIAIIASLLMGVGALLIFILAVKKDYFRDLEETKYQVFWSDIEDLVESVEPQSARPSVPERLLQEDHDGSG; this is translated from the coding sequence ATGATGTCAATGAGCCTGACGTGGATCGCAATCATCGCCAGCTTGCTGATGGGAGTGGGCGCTCTTTTGATCTTCATTCTCGCAGTCAAAAAAGATTATTTCCGCGATCTGGAGGAGACGAAATACCAGGTCTTCTGGTCCGACATCGAAGACTTGGTTGAGTCCGTAGAGCCGCAGTCTGCCCGGCCATCCGTACCAGAGCGTTTGTTACAGGAGGATCACGATGGCAGTGGGTAA